One window from the genome of Entelurus aequoreus isolate RoL-2023_Sb linkage group LG04, RoL_Eaeq_v1.1, whole genome shotgun sequence encodes:
- the LOC133648096 gene encoding protocadherin gamma-A12-like, translating to MGDKGFPERVSIFCFVSSIVMMALRVNGDLSYSVPEEMKQGTVVGNIAKDLGVDLKTFVARKPRLNFEETRRRYCAINLGTGDLMTSERIDRESICGTKPSCVIKVDLILENPLELQRVSIHIQDVNDNSPKFREQFIEMEIRESAEKGSRFSIEQAHDADIGQIAVQRYNIQKNDNFIISVDNNKVELILEKKLDREKLSEMNLLLTALDGGSPQRSGTVVIHVTVLDANDNAPIFSQAVYKASLPENSPPGTIVIKVSATDADEGANGDVTYNFGHVSNPDLNVFSINPKTGEIKLSGVTDFEESNSYEMKVQAKDGLGLTSYAEVIIDVTDVNDNAPVIILMSLSNPVPENVSPGTDVGIINVQDRDSEKNGQVRCSIQQNVPFKLVPSIKNYYSLVTTGQLDRELVSDYNITISATDEGSPPLSSSKSLHLSVADINDNPPVFEEQSYSAYVSENNKAGSTLCSVSARDPDWRQNGTVIYSLLVAEVNGAPVSSYVSVNGDTGVIHAVRTFDYEHLRSFKVHVMARDNGSPPLSSNVSVSVFISDVNDNSPQILYPSPEGNSFMTELVPKAAHGGSVVSKVIAVDADSGQNAWLSYHIVKSTDPGLFTIGLHSGEIRTQRDISESDSMKQNLIVAVKDNGQPPLSATCSMYLLISDNLAEVPELKDISYEEKNSKLTSYLIIALVSVSTFFLTFIIIVLGVRFCRRRKPRLLFDGAVAIPSAYLPPNYADVDGTGTLRSTYNYDAYLTTGSRTSDFKFVSSYNDNTLPADQTLRKSPSDFVDELHDSFDPLEL from the exons ATGGGAGACAAAGGATTTCCTGAGCGCGTCTCCATCTTCTGCTTTGTTTCTTCCATCGTGATGATGGCCCTGCGTGTTAACGGAGATCTGAGTTATTCTGTGCCTGAGGAAATGAAACAGGGCACGGTGGTCGGGAATATAGCCAAGGATCTCGGAGTTGATTTGAAGACGTTTGTTGCACGCAAgcctcggttgaattttgaagagACTCGGAGGAGATACTGCGCGATCAATCTGGGCACCGGCGATTTGATGACGTCGGAGAGGATTGACAGAGAAAGCATATGTGGAACGAAACCTTCCTGTGTCATCAAAGTGGATCTGATTTTGGAAAACCCTTTGGAGCTGCAGCGCGTCAGTATTCATATTCAGGATGTAAATGACAACTCTCCAAAATTTCGGGAGCAGTTCATTGAAATGGAAATACGCGAGTCGGCAGAGAAGGGCAGCCGTTTTTCCATCGAACAAGCGCATGATGCAGATATAGGTCAAATTGCTGTTCAAAGATATAATATACAGAAAAATGATAACTTTATTATTTCTGTAGACAACAACAAGGTTGAActgattttggaaaaaaaacttgACCGAGAAAAGCTAAGTGAGATGAATTTGCTTCTCACAGCTTTAGATGGCGGCTCTCCTCAGAGATCAGGTACAGTAGTCATACACGTCACTGTGCTGGATGCTAATGATAATGCACCAATCTTTAGCCAAGCTGTTTATAAAGCCAGTCTGCCTGAAAACTCTCCTCCTGGTACAATAGTGATCAAAGTCAGTGCTACTGATGCTGATGAAGGAGCTAATGGAGATGTCACTTATAACTTTGGCCATGTTTCTAATCCTGATTTAAATGTATTCTCAATTAACCCCAAAACAGGTGAAATTAAGCTATCTGGTGTGACTGACTTTGAGGAGAGCAACTCTTATGAAATGAAAGTGCAAGCGAAAGACGGTTTAGGGCTGACATCCTATGCTGAAGTTATAATAGATGTCACTGATGTAAATGACAACGCTCCTGTGATTATTTTAATGTCACTGTCAAATCCAGTACCAGAGAATGTGTCACCTGGTACAGATGTGGGCATCATTAATGTTCAGGACAGAGACTCTGAGAAGAACGGACAGGTCCGCTGCTCCATTCAACAAAATGTCCCCTTTAAGTTAGTTCCTTCTATTAAAAATTACTATTCTCTGGTGACTACTGGACAACTGGACCGTGAACTAGTGTCTGATTACAACATTACAATCAGTGCCACTGACGAGGGCTCTCCTCCTCTATCCTCCTCTAAAAGTCTTCACTTATCTGTAGCAGACATCAACGACAACCCACCTGTGTTTGAGGAACAGTCCTACAGCGCATATGTGAGTGAAAATAACAAAGCTGGATCCACTTTATGTTCTGTTAGTGCTCGAGACCCCGACTGGAGACAGAACGGTACTGTGATTTATTCTCTGTTAGTCGCTGAGGTGAACGGTGCCCCGGTGTCCTCCTATGTATCTGTTAACGGAGACACAGGTGTGATCCACGCTGTCAGAACATTTGATTACGAACACTTGAGGAGTTTTAAAGTCCACGTCATGGCCAGAGACAACGGTTCTCCTCCACTGAGCAGCAACGTGAGCGTCAGTGTGTTCATATCGGATGTGAATGACAACTCTCCTCAGATACTGTACCCCTCCCCAGAGGGTAACTCCTTCATGACAGAGCTGGTCCCCAAAGCTGCACACGGAGGCTCTGTGGTGTCCAAAGTGATAGCGGTGGACGCAGACTCCGGACAGAACGCCTGGCTGTCCTATCATATAGTCAAGTCCACTGATCCGGGACTTTTCACCATTGGTCTCCACAGTGGAGAGATCAGGACCCAGCGGGACATTTCTGAATCTGACAGCATGAAACAGaacctgattgtggcagtgaaaGATAACGGACAGCCCCCTCTCTCTGCCACCTGCtccatgtatttacttatttctgATAACTTGGCTGAGGTGCCAGAACTGAAGGACATTTCTTATGAGGAGAAGAATTCCAAACTGACGTCTTATCTGATCATCGCGCTGGTGTCTGTGTCCACCTTCTTTCTGACCTTCATCATCATCGTCCTGGGTGTGAGGTTTTGTCGCAGGAGAAAGCCCAGACTGTTGTTTGATGGAGCAGTTGCCATCCCCAGCGCGTATCTGCCTCCTAATTACGCAGATGTTGACGGCACAGGAACTTTACGCAGCACCTACAACTATGACGCCTACTTGACAACAGGTTCTAGAACCAGTGACTTTAAGTTTGTGTCTTCTTACAATGACAACACGCTGCCTGCTGACCAGACTCTGAGGAAAAGTCCTTCTGACTTTGTTGATGAGCTTCATGATTCGTTTGACCCTCTGGAG CTGTAA
- the LOC133648097 gene encoding protocadherin beta-16-like — MENKGFASYSYGLAFLFLFLHTINGDVSYSIPEEMKQGSVIGNIAKDLGLDLGQLSTREARINPEDNNVQHCGINLNTGDLIVHERIDREGLCGKKASCVLKQELVLENPLELQRINIRVVDINDNSPQFNEDSVKFEIRESADKGARFFLREAHDGDIGENAVQSYTLQQNDHFKLNVNTKPGGRKYCELVLDKELDREAEKDITLSLTAYDGGSPQRSGTVVIHVTVLDANDNVPVFSQTVYKASLPENSPLDTLVITVSASDADEGLNSEITYAFDHVSDDDSTVFTLHPKTGDVRVAGVVDYEKMSSYEMQINAIDGLGLISYCSLIIEVTDTNDNTPVIQLKSRSIAVPENVPPGTQVGILHVQDRDFEQNGQVHCSIQENDPFKLVPSIKNYYSLVTTGQLDRELVSDYNITISATDEGSPPLSSSKSLHLSVADINDNPPVFEEQSYSAYVSENNKAGSTLCSVSARDPDWRQNGTVIYSLIAAEVNGAPVSSYVSVNGDTGVIHAVRSFDYEHLRSFKVHIMARDNGSPPLSSNVSVSVFISDVNDNSPQILYPSPEGNSFMTELVPKAAHGGSVVSKVIAVDADSGQNAWLSYHIVKSTDPGLFTIGLHSGEIRTQRDISESDSMKQNLIVAVKDNGQPPLSATCSMYLLISDNLAEVPELKDISYDEKNSKLTSYLIIALVSVSTFFLTFIIIVLGVRFCRRRKPRLLFDGAVAIPSAYLPPNYADVDGTGTLRSTYNYDAYLTTGSRTSDFKFVSSYNDNTLPADQTLRKSPSDFVDELHDSFDPLEVGNFSHFERQCSST, encoded by the coding sequence ATGGAGAACAAAGGATTTGCGTCTTACAGCTACGGTCTTGCGTTTCTGTTCCTTTTCCTCCACACCATCAATGGAGACGTGAGCTATTCTATACCGGAAGAGATGAAACAAGGATCGGTAATTGGAAATATCGCCAAGGATTTGGGACTTGATTTGGGCCAGTTATCTACTCGTGAAGCACGCATTAATCCAGAGGACAACAACGTTCAGCACTGCGGCATCAACCTCAACACTGGTGACTTGATTGTTCACGAGCGGATTGACAGAGAAGGGCTTTGTGGCAAAAAGGCTTCATGTGTTCTTAAACAAGAACTTGTGCTGGAAAATCCATTAGAGCTGCAACGTATTAATATACGTGTTGTAGATATTAATGATAATTCACCACAGTTCAACGAGGATTCAGTTAAATTTGAAATCCGAGAATCCGCAGACAAAGGTGCACGTTTTTTTCTTAGAGAAGCACATGATGGAGACATTGGTGAAAATGCTGTTCAAAGCTACACGCTACAGCAGAATGATCATTTCAAATTAAATGTAAACACTAAACCAGGTGGACGGAAGTACTGTGAATTGGTCTTAGACAAAGAATTAGATAGAGAAGCGGAAAAAGACATCACGCTCTCTCTGACTGCATATGATGGCGGCTCTCCTCAGAGATCAGGTACAGTAGTCATACATGTCACTGTGCTGGATGCTAATGATAATGTACCAGTGTTTAGTCAGACAGTCTATAAAGCCAGTCTGCCTGAAAACTCTCCTCTTGATACATTGGTGATCACAGTGAGTGCAAGTGATGCAGATGAAGGATTGAATAGTGAAATTACATATGCATTTGATCATGTTTCTGATGACGatagtactgtatttacattgCATCCCAAAACTGGAGATGTGAGAGTGGCTGGTGTTGTTGATTATGAGAAAATGTCATCCTATGAAATGCAAATAAATGCGATTGACGGTCTAGGATTAATTTCATATTGTTCTTTAATTATAGAAGTTACTGACACAAATGACAACACCCCAGTTATACAACTGAAGTCACGGTCTATTGCAGTGCCAGAGAATGTGCCACCAGGTACACAGGTGGGCATCCTTCATGTTCAGGACAGAGATTTTGAGCAGAATGGACAGGTCCACTGCTCCATTCAAGAAAATGACCCTTTTAAATTAGTTCCTTCTATTAAGAACTATTATTCTCTGGTGACTACTGGACAACTGGATCGTGAACTAGTGTCTGATTACAACATTACAATCAGTGCCACTGACGAGGGCTCTCCTCCTCTGTCCTCCTCTAAAAGTCTTCACTTATCTGTAGCAGACATCAACGACAACCCACCTGTGTTTGAGGAACAGTCCTACAGTGCATATGTGAGTGAAAATAACAAAGCTGGCTCCACTTTATGTTCCGTTAGTGCTCGAGACCCTGACTGGAGACAGAACGGTACCGTGATTTATTCTCTGATAGCTGCTGAGGTGAACGGTGCCCCGGTGTCCTCCTATGTATCTGTTAATGGAGACACAGGTGTGATCCACGCTGTCAGGTCATTTGATTATGAACACTTGAGGAGTTTTAAAGTCCACATCATGGCCAGAGACAACGGTTCTCCTCCACTGAGCAGCAACGTGAGCGTCAGTGTGTTCATATCGGATGTGAATGACAACTCTCCTCAGATACTGTACCCCTCCCCAGAGGGTAACTCCTTCATGACAGAGCTGGTCCCCAAAGCTGCACATGGAGGCTCTGTGGTGTCCAAAGTGATAGCGGTGGATGCAGACTCCGGACAGAACGCCTGGCTGTCCTATCATATAGTCAAGTCCACTGATCCGGGACTTTTCACCATTGGTCTCCACAGTGGAGAGATCAGGACCCAGCGGGACATTTCTGAATCTGACAGCATGAAACAGaacctgattgtggcagtgaaaGATAACGGACAGCCCCCTCTCTCTGCCACCTGCtccatgtatttacttatttctgACAACTTGGCTGAGGTGCCAGAACTGAAGGATATTTCTTATGACGAGAAGAATTCCAAACTGACGTCTTATCTCATCATCGCGCTGGTGTCTGTGTCCACCTTCTTTCTGACCTTCATCATCATCGTCCTGGGTGTGAGGTTTTGTCGCAGGAGAAAGCCCAGACTGTTGTTTGATGGAGCAGTTGCCATCCCCAGCGCGTATCTGCCTCCTAATTACGCAGATGTTGACGGCACAGGAACTTTACGCAGCACCTACAACTATGACGCCTACTTGACAACAGGTTCTAGAACCAGTGACTTTAAGTTTGTGTCTTCTTACAATGACAACACGCTGCCTGCTGACCAGACTCTGCGGAAAAGTCCTTCTGACTTTGTTGATGAGCTTCATGATTCATTTGACCCTTTAGAGGTAGGTAACTTTTCTCACTTTGAACGTCAATGTTCTTCAACATAA
- the LOC133648098 gene encoding protocadherin beta-15-like yields MAHTRRMDHRCSFIFFFVLLDCAHGDLSYSVQEELKRGSIIGNIAKDLGLEVGKLSARKPRVDMERNDKQYCGINLRTGDLMVADRIDREEHCGEKPSCVLRFDLLLENPLELHRLSLQVQDVNDNAPIFPKDVVRLEIRESADKGAKYRLNAAHDADISTNSVQRYILQQNANFVFRIQTTNSDSEYGELILDKELDREEQQELKLLLTAVDGGSPPRSGTVVIHIIVLDANDNAPVFTQAVYTSSVKEDATLKTPVITVSASDADEGVNGEITYQFSRMSDKSRNIFSLNDKTGEIFVTGEIDYEERSTHDVFVEAKDGYGLSTVTKVVIDIHDVNDNAPVINLKSLSNPVPENVSPGTEVGIINVQDRDSEKNGRVRCSLQQNVPFKLVPSIKNYYSLVTTGQLDRELVYDYNITISATDEGSPPLSSSKSLHLSVADINDNPPVFEEQSYSAYVSENNKAGSTLCSVSARDPDWRQNGTVIYSLLATEVNGAPVSSYVSVNGDTGVIHAVRSFDYEHLRSFKVHVMARDNGSPPLSSNVSVSVFISDVNDNSPQILYPSPEGNSFMTELVPKAAHGGSVVSKVIAVDADSGQNAWLSYHIVKSTDPGLFTIGLHSGEIRTQRDISESDSMKQNLIVAVKDNGQPPLSATCSMYLLISDNLAEVPELKDISYEEKNSKLTSYLIIALVSVSTFFLTFIIIVLGVRFCRRRKPRLLFDGAVAIPSAYLPPNYADVDGTGTLRSTYNYDAYLTTGSRTSDFKFVSSYNDNTLPADQTLRKSPSDFVDDLHDSFDPLELNQVDSMSDYQLLKGRMTFPPLKVFGANWLQISLSLFN; encoded by the exons ATGGCGCACACACGACGCATGGATCACAGATGCAGCTTCATCTTTTTCTTTGTTCTGCTCGATTGCGCACACGGGGACCTGAGCTATTCTGTACAAGAGGAGCTGAAACGTGGATCTATCATTGGAAATATCGCCAAGGATCTCGGATTGGAGGTGGGGAAACTGTCTGCTCGCAAGCCTCGTGTCGACATGGAAAGAAATGACAAACAGTATTGCGGAATAAACCTCCGGACAGGAGATTTAATGGTTGCTGACAGGATCGACCGAGAGGAGCATTGCGGTGAAAAACCTTCCTGTGTTCTAAGATTCGATCTGCTGCTGGAGAATCCTTTGGAACTACACAGGTTGTCTCTGCAAGTGCAGGACGTGAATGACAATGCGCCGATTTTCCCTAAAGATGTTGTGAGGCTGGAAATTCGTGAGTCTGCCGACAAAGGAGCTAAATATCGCCTTAATGCAGCACATGATGCAGATATCAGCACAAATTCTGTTCAAAGGTACATTTTACAACAAAATGCTAATTTTGTGTTTCGTATTCAGACAACCAATTCTGACAGTGAATATGGTGAGCTGATTTTGGATAAGGAATTAGACAGAGAAGAACAGCAGGAATTAAAATTACTCCTTACGGCAGTGGATGGTGGTTCTCCTCCCAGATCTGGTACAGTAGTCATACATATCATTGTACTTGATGCTAATGACAACGCCCCAGTTTTTACTCAGGCTGTTTATACATCATCTGTCAAAGAAGACGCCACACTTAAAACACCAGTTATTACTGTGAGCGCATCAGATGCAGACGAGGGTGTTAATGGTGAAATAACATACCAGTTCAGCAGAATGTCTGATAAATCACGAaatattttttctctcaatgataAAACCGGAGAAATATTTGTTACAGGCGAGATTGATTATGAAGAGAGATCAACACATGACGTGTTTGTTGAAGCTAAAGATGGTTATGGACTTTCTACTGTGACAAAAGTAGTAattgatatacatgatgtaaatgaCAACGCTCCTGTGATCAATTTAAAGTCACTGTCTAATCCAGTACCAGAGAATGTGTCACCTGGTACAGAGGTGGGCATCATTAATGTTCAGGACAGAGACTCTGAGAAGAACGGACGGGTCCGCTGCTCCCTTCAACAAAATGTCCCCTTTAAGTTAGTTCCTTCTATTAAAAACTATTATTCTCTGGTGACTACTGGACAACTGGACCGTGAACTAGTGTATGATTACAACATTACAATCAGTGCCACTGACGAGGGCTCTCCTCCTCTGTCCTCCTCTAAAAGTCTCCACTTATCTGTAGCAGACATCAACGACAACCCACCTGTGTTTGAGGAACAGTCCTACAGTGCATATGTGAGTGAAAATAACAAAGCTGGATCCACTTTATGTTCTGTTAGTGCTCGAGACCCTGATTGGAGACAGAACGGTACCGTGATTTATTCTCTATTAGCCACTGAGGTGAACGGTGCCCCGGTGTCCTCCTATGTGTCTGTTAACGGAGACACAGGTGTGATCCACGCTGTCAGGTCATTTGATTATGAACACTTGAGGAGTTTTAAAGTCCACGTCATGGCCAGAGACAACGGTTCTCCTCCACTGAGCAGCAACGTGAGCGTCAGTGTGTTCATATCGGATGTGAATGACAACTCTCCTCAGATACTGTACCCCTCCCCAGAGGGTAACTCCTTCATGACAGAGCTGGTCCCCAAAGCTGCACACGGAGGCTCTGTGGTGTCCAAAGTGATAGCGGTGGATGCAGACTCCGGACAGAACGCCTGGCTGTCCTATCATATAGTCAAGTCCACTGATCCGGGACTTTTCACCATTGGTCTCCACAGTGGAGAGATCAGGACCCAGCGGGACATTTCTGAATCTGACAGCATGAAACAGaacctgattgtggcagtgaaaGATAACGGACAGCCCCCTCTCTCTGCCACCTGCtccatgtatttacttatttctgATAACTTGGCTGAAGTGCCAGAACTGAAGGACATTTCTTACGAGGAGAAGAATTCCAAACTGACGTCTTATCTGATCATCGCGCTGGTGTCTGTGTCCACCTTCTTTCTGACCTTCATCATCATCGTCCTGGGTGTGAGGTTTTGTCGCAGGAGAAAGCCCAGACTGTTGTTTGATGGAGCAGTTGCCATCCCCAGCGCGTATCTGCCTCCTAATTACGCAGATGTTGACGGCACAGGAACTTTACGCAGCACCTACAACTATGACGCCTACTTGACAACAGGTTCTAGAACCAGTGACTTCAAGTTTGTGTCTTCTTACAATGACAACACGCTGCCTGCTGACCAGACTCTGAGGAAAAGTCCTTCTGACTTTGTTGATGATCTTCACGATTCTTTCGACCCTTTGGAG CTTAACCAAGTGGACTCTATGTCTGACTACCAGCTGTTGAAAGGGAGGATGACGTTTCCCCCTTTAAAAGTTTTTGGGGCTAATTGGCTTCAGATCTCGCTGTCCTTGTTCAATTGA
- the LOC133648192 gene encoding protocadherin beta-15-like, with translation MAHTRRMDHRCSFIFFFVLLEYAHGDLSYSVQEELKRGSIIGNIAKDLGLEVGKLSARKPRVDMERNDKQYCGINLRTGDLMVADRIDREEHCGEKPSCVLRFDLLLENPLELHRLSLQVQDVNDNAPIFPKDVVRLEIRESAVKGAKYRLNAANDADIGTNSVQSYILQQNANFVFHIQTTNSGNKYGELILDKELDREEKQDLKLLLKAVDGGSPPRSGTVVIHIIVLDANDNAPVFTQAVYTSSVKEDAALKTPVITVSAYDKDEGVNGEVTYEFSKMSDKSRNIFSLNDKTGEIFVIGEIDYEEGSRHEVYVEAKDGYGLSTETKVIININDVNDNAPVINLKSLSNPVPENVSPGTEVGIINVQDRDSEKNGQVRCFLQQNIPFKLVPSIKNYYSLVTTGQLDRELVSDYNITISATDEGSPPLSSSKSLHLSVADINDNPPVFEEQSYSAYVSENNKAGSTLCSVSARDPDWRQNGTVIYSMLAAEVNGASVSSYVSVNGDTGVIHTVRSLDYEHLRSFKVHVMARDNGSPPLSSNVSVSVFISDVNDNSPQILYPSPEGNSFMTELVPKAAHGGSVVSKVIAVDADSGQNAWLSYHIVKSTDPGLFTIGLHSGEIRTQRDISESDSMKQNLIVAVKDNGQPPLSATCSMYLLISDNLAEVPELKDISYEEKNSKLTSYLIIALVSVSTFFLTFIIIVLGVRFCRRRKPRLLFDGAFAIPSAYLPPNYADVDGTGTLRSTYNYDAYLTTGSRTSDFKFVSSYNDNTLPADQTLRKSPSDFVDELHDSFDPLEVRNFSHFERQCCFT, from the coding sequence ATGGCGCACACACGACGCATGGATCACAGATGCAGCTTCATCTTTTTCTTTGTTCTGCTCGAATATGCACACGGCGACCTGAGCTATTCTGTACAAGAGGAGCTGAAACGTGGATCTATCATTGGAAATATCGCCAAGGATCTCGGATTGGAGGTGGGGAAACTGTCTGCTCGCAAGCCTCGTGTCGACATGGAAAGAAATGACAAACAGTATTGCGGAATAAACCTCCGGACAGGAGATTTAATGGTTGCTGACAGGATCGACCGAGAGGAGCATTGCGGTGAAAAACCTTCCTGTGTTCTAAGATTCGATCTGCTGCTGGAGAATCCTTTGGAACTACACAGGTTGTCTCTGCAAGTGCAGGACGTGAATGACAATGCGCCGATTTTTCCTAAAGATGTTGTGAGGCTGGAAATCCGTGAGTCTGCTGTCAAAGGAGCTAAATACCGCCTTAATGCAGCAAATGATGCAGATATCGGCACTAATTCTGTTCAAAGCTACATTTTACAACAAAATGCTAATTTTGTGTTCCATATTCAGACGACCAATTCTGGCAATAAATATGGTGAGCTGATTTTGGATAAGGAATTAGACAGAGAAGAAAAGCAGGATTTAAAATTACTGCTTAAGGCAGTGGATGGTGGTTCTCCTCCCAGATCTGGTACAGTAGTCATACATATCATTGTACTTGATGCTAATGACAACGCCCCAGTTTTTACTCAGGCTGTTTATACATCATCTGTCAAAGAAGACGCCGCACTTAAAACACCAGTTATTACTGTGAGTGCATACGATAAAGACGAAGGTGTAAATGGCGAAGTAACATACGAGTTCAGCAAAATGTCTGATAAATCACGAaatattttttctctcaatgataAAACCGGAGAAATATTTGTTATAGGCGAGATTGATTATGAAGAGGGATCAAGGCATGAAGTGTATGTCGAAGCTAAAGATGGTTATGGACTTTCTACTGAGACAAAAGTTATAATTAATATAAATGATGTAAATGACAACGCTCCTGTGATCAATTTAAAGTCACTGTCTAATCCAGTACCAGAGAATGTGTCACCTGGTACTGAGGTGGGCATCATTAATGTTCAGGACAGAGACTCTGAGAAGAATGGACAGGTCCGCTGCTTCCTTCAACAAAATATCCCTTTTAAGTTAGTTCCTTCAATTAAAAACTATTATTCTCTGGTGACTACTGGACAACTGGACCGTGAACTAGTGTCTGATTACAACATTACAATCAGTGCCACTGACGAGGGCTCTCCTCCTCTGTCCTCCTCTAAAAGTCTTCACTTATCTGTAGCAGACATCAACGACAACCCACCTGTGTTTGAGGAACAGTCCTACAGTGCATATGTGAGTGAAAATAACAAAGCTGGATCCACTTTGTGTTCTGTCAGTGCTCGAGACCCTGACTGGAGACAGAACGGTACCGTGATTTATTCTATGTTAGCTGCTGAGGTTAACGGTGCCTCGGTGTCCTCCTATGTGTCTGTTAATGGAGACACAGGTGTGATCCACACTGTGAGATCGCTTGATTACGAACACCTGAGGAGTTTTAAAGTCCACGTCATGGCCAGAGACAACGGTTCTCCTCCGCTGAGCAGCAACGTGAGCGTCAGTGTGTTCATATCGGATGTGAATGACAACTCTCCTCAGATACTGTACCCCTCCCCAGAGGGTAACTCCTTCATGACCGAGCTGGTCCCCAAAGCTGCACACGGAGGCTCTGTGGTGTCCAAAGTGATAGCGGTGGACGCAGACTCCGGACAGAACGCCTGGCTGTCCTATCATATAGTCAAGTCCACTGATCCAGGACTTTTCACCATTGGTCTCCACAGTGGAGAGATCAGGACCCAGCGGGACATTTCTGAATCTGACAGCATGAAACAGaacctgattgtggcagtgaaaGATAACGGACAGCCCCCTCTCTCTGCCACCTGCtccatgtatttacttatttctgATAACTTGGCTGAGGTACCAGAACTGAAGGACATTTCTTACGAGGAGAAGAATTCCAAACTGACGTCTTATCTGATCATCGCGCTGGTGTCTGTGTCCACCTTCTTTCTGACCTTCATCATCATCGTCCTGGGTGTGAGGTTTTGTCGCAGGAGAAAGCCCAGACTGTTGTTTGATGGAGCATTTGCCATCCCCAGCGCGTATCTGCCTCCTAATTACGCAGATGTTGACGGCACAGGAACTTTACGCAGCACCTACAACTATGACGCCTACTTGACAACAGGTTCTAGAACCAGTGACTTCAAGTTTGTGTCTTCTTACAATGACAACACGCTGCCTGCTGACCAGACTCTGAGGAAAAGTCCTTCCGACTTTGTTGATGAGCTTCATGATTCTTTTGACCCTTTAGAGGTACGTAACTTTTCTCACTTTGAACGCCAATGTTGTTTTACATAA